The following proteins are co-located in the Bathymodiolus thermophilus thioautotrophic gill symbiont genome:
- the traN gene encoding conjugal transfer protein TraN gives MIKLNSKIRIALCIVFIYLNPVHASNFVCGQDIDGNGDIGGIGENASCQVIGTEQFCSVGAQTCDVVQTYNYKCDLDESFYDDENTCKSSCKNNAQVIEIIDIFYYNSSIFWFSAVRFQGRQFIFFPASSNWDEYTKDKVKFKKVLLIKKENYPDASTPYFILKYNGTATTLMESSRVNYCSKNNINNTYSCPTAGNSCVNVDGIQKCSINPCIDLDVTPPKDVTPPSVIEIDDGERSVDGACMDQALMFSGRNLSCKYSGITKNCCKDTGVVYRDSSGSMLSNTAKSMAIVQTYGAVSAAYTAYTASAATGATAAASSAAASSAAQSAFVGVDPYTVAVVIAIQVISKFISCGQQDTEAAMLNGSGYCHLIGTYCSKEWTIGCVQRSKSYCCFNSKLGRILQEQGRAQMGKSWGSAKSPSCGGFTPDEFQSLDFSRIDLTEYYGDMKSKGDSLIQKNITDSVTDYYKQIKK, from the coding sequence ATGATAAAGTTAAATAGCAAAATACGAATTGCCCTATGCATTGTGTTTATTTATTTAAATCCAGTGCATGCAAGTAATTTTGTTTGTGGTCAAGACATTGATGGTAATGGAGACATTGGTGGCATAGGTGAAAATGCTAGTTGCCAGGTCATCGGCACCGAGCAGTTCTGTAGTGTTGGCGCGCAAACTTGTGATGTTGTGCAAACTTATAACTATAAATGCGACCTTGATGAATCATTTTATGATGATGAAAACACTTGTAAATCTTCGTGTAAAAATAATGCACAAGTAATAGAAATTATAGATATTTTCTACTATAACTCGTCAATTTTTTGGTTCTCTGCTGTACGCTTCCAAGGGCGGCAATTTATATTTTTTCCAGCAAGTAGTAATTGGGACGAATATACTAAAGATAAGGTCAAGTTTAAGAAAGTTTTACTTATAAAAAAAGAGAATTATCCTGACGCATCCACACCTTATTTTATTTTGAAATACAATGGCACCGCAACAACTTTAATGGAGTCTTCTAGAGTTAATTATTGCTCTAAAAACAATATTAACAACACATACTCCTGTCCTACTGCCGGCAATAGTTGCGTTAATGTTGATGGCATTCAAAAATGCTCTATAAATCCCTGTATAGATTTAGATGTGACGCCACCTAAGGATGTTACGCCACCATCAGTTATAGAAATTGATGATGGTGAAAGGAGTGTGGATGGTGCCTGCATGGATCAGGCATTAATGTTTTCAGGGCGTAATTTATCGTGCAAGTATTCAGGAATAACTAAGAATTGCTGCAAAGATACAGGTGTTGTTTATAGGGATTCTTCGGGTAGTATGTTGAGTAATACTGCTAAAAGTATGGCAATAGTCCAAACATACGGCGCTGTTTCTGCAGCATATACTGCTTATACTGCCTCAGCCGCAACTGGAGCAACAGCCGCAGCCTCAAGTGCGGCGGCTTCAAGTGCTGCACAATCTGCATTTGTTGGTGTTGACCCTTATACCGTTGCTGTAGTAATAGCAATACAGGTTATTTCAAAGTTTATATCTTGCGGTCAACAAGACACTGAAGCCGCTATGCTAAATGGATCGGGCTATTGTCATTTGATAGGTACTTATTGCTCTAAAGAATGGACTATTGGTTGTGTGCAACGATCTAAAAGTTATTGTTGTTTTAATTCAAAACTTGGCCGTATTTTGCAAGAGCAAGGGCGAGCCCAAATGGGTAAAAGTTGGGGTAGTGCAAAAAGCCCATCTTGCGGTGGTTTTACTCCTGACGAATTTCAATCATTAGATTTTAGTCGTATCGACCTAACCGAGTACTATGGCGACATGAAGTCTAAAGGAGATTCCTTAATTCAAAAGAATATTACTGATAGTGTTACTGATTACTATAAGCAAATTAAAAAATAA
- a CDS encoding IS5 family transposase, with the protein MRVKTTQEQTFADSFINIPNSQLDIINKVIDWEVIAKDLSHIKVDYSAVSLFKALLIGTWHNLSDEKLADSLSRDLVFINFCNFSLSGNKPDATTIGRFRTKLIKQNLFDRLLSSINLMLENNQLKLSNGKHVAMDATLIQSARRTKKIITTHKTGEVYEIDSNPIQYSDDKDARWTFKAGKYTYGYSSVVTTDANGLINKATTHPANDSEMTHFEENVKQAGNQKGVRVLYDKGAASQANSEALKAQKLRDGIMRKKPKGKQMSHWNKLRNKAISKRRFVVERTFGTLKRTYGLARSRYIGLEKVASEVNLKAIAYNLVRAANVYINKGLNTT; encoded by the coding sequence ATGCGAGTTAAAACCACTCAAGAACAAACCTTTGCTGATAGTTTTATCAACATACCAAACTCCCAGCTAGACATCATTAACAAAGTTATCGATTGGGAAGTTATAGCCAAAGATCTGTCTCATATTAAAGTTGACTATTCTGCTGTTAGTCTGTTTAAAGCGCTATTAATAGGCACATGGCACAATCTCTCTGATGAGAAGTTGGCTGATAGTCTTAGTAGAGATTTAGTCTTTATTAACTTTTGCAACTTTAGCCTAAGTGGCAACAAACCTGATGCCACAACCATTGGCAGATTTAGAACCAAACTAATCAAACAAAATCTATTTGATAGACTTTTGAGTAGCATCAATCTTATGCTTGAGAACAATCAACTCAAACTCTCTAATGGCAAACATGTTGCCATGGATGCAACCTTAATTCAAAGTGCTAGACGCACTAAGAAGATTATTACAACACACAAAACTGGTGAGGTTTATGAGATTGATAGTAACCCAATTCAATATTCAGATGATAAAGATGCAAGATGGACATTTAAGGCGGGAAAATACACTTATGGATATTCATCAGTAGTAACAACTGATGCCAATGGATTAATTAACAAAGCCACTACGCACCCTGCTAATGATAGTGAAATGACTCATTTTGAAGAAAATGTTAAACAGGCAGGCAATCAAAAAGGCGTAAGAGTTTTATACGACAAAGGAGCAGCCTCTCAAGCTAATAGTGAAGCACTTAAAGCACAAAAGTTAAGAGATGGTATTATGCGCAAAAAACCCAAAGGCAAGCAAATGAGTCATTGGAATAAATTACGCAATAAAGCAATCAGCAAAAGAAGGTTTGTGGTTGAACGCACCTTTGGTACGCTCAAACGCACTTATGGTTTGGCAAGAAGTCGTTATATTGGTTTAGAGAAAGTTGCCAGCGAAGTTAATCTTAAAGCTATTGCTTATAATCTAGTTAGAGCGGCGAATGTTTATATTAACAAGGGATTAAATACAACCTAG